GTGTTCGGCAACGAGACCGACCAGCGGGCCGCGATTTCATACAAGGTAGAAAATGTGAAGACGCTGCCGCAGGGCATGAAGGCGCGGCTGTACAACCCGGCCGCCGATTCGGCCGCCGACGCCTCAAGTGCCGGCGCGACCGTGGCCGTGGATGCGGGCGGCCGGGAATACCGCTGGCTGTTCGCGGGCACCGACGCGTATCTCGCCAAGGTGCGCACCATCGCGCGGCCGGGCGTGCTGCGGTTCATGGGGACGTATCCCAACCCGTTCAGGTCGTTCGTGCGGATACGGTACAGCCTGCCGTACGACGGCGTGGACAAAGTAAAGTTCGTGATCTACGACCTGCGCGGCCGCGCCGTGTGGAAGACGCAGATAACGCCGGGCTTCATGACCGGCAGCAGCGAGCTCCTGTGGAACGCGCAGGCGTCCGACGGCCGGCCCGCGGCCGCGGGCGTGTACATCGTTTCGATGTCGGCGCTCGCGAAGACGGGCAGGCAACTGGGGGTGTTTAACGGGAAGATGACGTTGATAAAATAGAAAATAGAAATCAGATAACTAGAAAATAATAATTTGGTGGGGGAGGTTTCCCCCTGGGATGCGGCCGGGTACCGACGGTTGCAAGATTCACGCATCCGCTGGGCGCACCCGCGGAGATCGGTTTGATTGCTGATTAAAAATTCCCCTCTCCGATTCGGAAAGGGGCCGCCCGGAGGGCCGGGGTGAGGTCAAAGGAAAAAAGAAAAATCATGCGAAATACCGTTTACGTTGCAACTTTGTCACTCTGATACTCTGTTGCTATTTTTAATACTTTTTTGCCGAAGGGGATTACGAATGAGAAGAAGTTTTGGAATTTCCGCGATAGCCGTGGGTGCGGTGCTGGCATGGTTCACAATTGCGAATGCGCAAACGTATCCGGCGACGATGACGATACCGGTTACGTTTTTCGATTTTCATTCGGATGGATCATGCCCTGACTTTAATCCCGGGTGCGATCCCGGAGGCTCACGAAATCAACTTCCGTTTCTGAAGCTGGTTGCCGACACACTCGATAGCGATGGTCTGCCGGTGCGCGGAGACTCACTTCTATTCAGCTATTACGTTAACAAATGGTTCCGGCCTTGGCCGCAAAGCAATTATGGACAGGGAAGTGACTTCATGCGGCCGACGTATGGAGTGGGCGGTACTCCGGCGGCCTATGGTAAGACCGCTACGGTGGCAACTTATGATAAAGACACCTCTTACAAAAATATTGAAATAGACACCTCGCTTATCTTCACTTATGTTGCAAATTCTGACGGTCAATATCAAATAACAAGTGCGAATTATTTTCCGCTTAACGGAAAAGGTTTCGGAATTGATCCGAACACAAAGAATTGGGATTACTTTCATTTTAACAACGGTCTGGTGTGGAACGCCGATTATATAAATCCGACAACATTCCCTAACAATTACTCGTTTTCAATGCACCTCAATAGGAAATTTATTCTCAGGGCAGGGCTTACTTTCAATTTCAAGGGTGACGATGACGTTTGGGTATTCATCAATGGACATCTTGTTCTTGACCTCGGCGGAATGCACAACAATACTACAGGCGGTTTCAATCTTGACAATTGGTTTGCGCCTTTGCATCTTCAACTCGGGCAACCAGCTACTATCGATGTTTTCTACTGCGAACGCCAGGCAACGGGCTCCAACATCCAGATTACCACCAACCTCCTCAACGTTCCCTATATCGACCTGACCGTGACGCCGAAGCAAGATACGATTTCCGCGGGTGACTCCATTGTGATGCACGGCCACGTGGTTGACGAGCTCGGCCTCATAAACACCCATTCCGACACCGCAATGAAATGGAGGATAGAGGACGCAATCACCCACCAGACCACGGGCTTCAGGGAATATCTGAACAAAAGCTACCCGCCCTACACGGATTCCCTCAACGTTTTCCACGCGGTTGACGCATACCACTGGTACAACATCATCGTCTGGGTCGACCAGGTGCTCGGTCTCGGTGTGCTTGCCGACACCATTCATGTTTTCATCAGACCCAGCACGGCCAACCATCTCGTGATCGAAGCGAGCCCTAATCAGAGCGCCAGTCCCAACGCGGACGCGCCGCTGGGAACCATAACGATCCCCGGCAATGTCCTACACGACTCGGTCTACGCCGTATTGCGCGACAGGTTCGGAAACTTCGTGGGCCCCGCCGCGTCCCTTTCGCCGTGGACGTACGATCCAGCCTATGTGACCGCCACGACGGTCAACGCGCCGCTGGGCGAGGGCGACATCATGCGGAACACCAGCAACAACGGCACCACCACGGTCACGGCGCATCAGGGTTCAATGTCCGGTTCGGTGCAGGTGATCCTGTCCAATGTGTCGTATTCAAAGGTCATCATCACCGGCAGCAAGACCGCCACCACCGACATCGGTTCCATTTCGCTCCGCACCGACCAGAGCACTACGCTCTGGGCAAAGGCGCTCCGCGCCGACGGCAGCGGCATCTGGGACACGGTGCAGGCGCAATGGGGCGCCAGCCCGTACCTTAAATTCAGCGTGCCCCCGCCGTACGGATTTTCATGGGGCTTTCAGCCTGACACCGCCGCGTCGGGCAAGATTTTTATTTCCATGGGATCGCTGCGCGACACGATCAGCGCGGTTTTCAGCGTTGGCCTTCCCGCGAGCATGGCACTATATCCCAATTCCGGTGCGCCGGGCCAGGGTGGTAATAATGTTTATGGCCCGTCGGCAAACGCAACGGCGGGACAGCCGTTCCCGCTGTATGCCAAGATTTTCTCGAGCAACAGCGAATGGCTGAGCGCCAATGAGGGCGCGGGCGTTTCCGGATTTACCTGGACCTTGACAGATGCGCAGGGTAATCCCACCACGGCGGGAGCGATCACCTCGAACGGGTCCATCGCCTCGTTCACCGGCACGGTTTCCGGCAAGGCGGTGAAGGTGACCGCGACCTACGGCGCCATGAGCAAATCAATCCTGATCGCCATTCTGCCCGGGGCCGCGGCCAAACTCGTGATCGAGCCCGACGCCACGGGCGGCAGCGCGTATCCCAACGACCCGACCGGCGCCCACCGCGCGGGCACCGTCACCATCCTGGGAACTTCCACGAGCATTTCCGTGTACGCGGTGCTGCGCGACCAGTACGGCAACTTTGCCGGGTTTTCCGATCCGACAACTTGGACCAGCAGAGACCCGACCACGGTGCGTGACTCCGCGGGCAATGCGGCGATAGGCGAGGGAGTCTGCATCCGCAACGCCGCATCAGGCCAGACCTACATTGTGGCGCAGGACGGGACAAATCCATCCCTGCACGACAGCGTGCTCGTGGTGCTGAGCAGCATCTCCTACACGGCGCTGCGGATCGTGGTGCGTGATTCCACCAAGATTTCCGTCCTTTCCATGACCATAGACCAGGACACCACGCTCAAGGTGCAGGGCCTGCGCTCGGACGGCGCGGGCTGGGACTACGTGCCGGCGCAATGGTTGATTTCAGGCACATTTGTCAATCCGCCCGGAGCGCCCGGCGCGGCCTCGAGCTGGCACGTGTATCCGCAGGACACCGGCAACGGGTGGATCAAGGTGAGCATGGGCGGCGCGCTCCCCGACTCGGTGCGCACGCAGTTCGGGCCCGGCGCGCCCAAATACATCGTTCTCTATCCGGCCGCGGGCGCGCCCGGACCGGGCAACACCGCGTATTTCGACCCGACGTACGCCTATTCCGACATCGCGGGCCAGGCCTTCCCCGTGGTGGCCAAGGTGTTTGACAAAGCGGGAATCTGGCTCAGCTCTTACGAGACCGGCACCTCGCCCGTCGCGTGGAGCGTGTACGAATTCCCGTCCAACCATGCCACGCCCACCGGGAGCCTGAGCCTCGGCGCGGGGTACAGCACCTCATTTACGGGGCAGAAGGCCCAGAACGCGGTGTACGTGATCGCCGCGTTCACCGCAAGCGGCGGCACGTTCCGCGATTCAATACAGGTGCGCGTGGCGGCCGGAGCGGCCACGCACCTCACCATCGAGGCGGCGTGGGACTCCACGACGAGCCCCAACGCCGACAACCGCCTCGGGTCGGTCCCCTTTACCACCACGATGCTGCGGGACACGGTGTACGCCGTTTTGCGCGACGCGTTCGGTAATTTCGCGGGCCGCGCCACGGCCGCGTCCTGGACAAGCAGGAATACCGCGGTGGCGACGGCCTCCATGATCAACGCGGCCATGGGCCAGGGCCAGATCGTGCGGCAGGCGCAGAACGCCGCGAACACCTACGTGGTGGCGGCGCAGGGGGGCATGAGCGATTCGGTGCAGGTGATACTCCCGAACGTCGGGTATTCGCAGATCCAGATCGCGGTGCGGGACTCGTTTACCATAGACACGCTCCACATGCGCACCGACCAGGACACCACGCTGTTCGCCCGCGGCCTCCGCGGCGACGGCAGCGGCATCTGGGACGCCGTGCTGGTGCAGTGGTCGGCCAGCGCGGGCCTTGCGTTCAACAATACGCCGCCGTCGAACACGAAGTGGTCGTTCATGCCCACCACCGCGACATCGGGGAAAATCTACATCACCCTCGGCGCGCTCGGCGATTCCATCGTTGTCTTATTTGACAAGGGCCTGCCCAAGGCCATGGCGCTGTACCCGGCCGCCGGACAGCCCAACACGGTGGGCAACGCCGCGTACGCGCCCGCGGTGAACGCGGTCGCCGGAACACCGCTGCCGCTCTTCGCGAAGCTGTTCTCCCAGAGCGGCGAGTGGCTCAACTCCTACGAGCGCTCCGACGCGCCCATCACCTGGACGGTGCGCGAGCTGTCGGGCGGGACCAACTCCGGATCGCTTGACAAAAGCACAGGATCGTCCGCGAATTTCACGGGCGTCAAGGCCTACCAGACCGTGCTCGTGACCGCGACTTTCATGCAAAACGGCATGGTCATCATGGACTCGGTCGCAATCACCATCCAGCCCGGCGCGGCGGCGCGGCTCGTGATCGAGCCCGATGCCACGGCGCCCACGGCCTATCCCTACGACCCGACCGGCGTGCACCGCGCCGGCCAGGTGACCATCGCGGGAACGGCGCAGAACCTGTCGGTGTTCGCGGTCCTGCGCGACAACCTCGGCAACTTCGTCGCCTTCTCGAACCCCACCGCCTGGACCTCCCGCGACGCCGCGACCGTGGGCGTTTCGGCGGGCAACGCGGCGCAGGGCGAGGGGGTACTGCACCGCAACGTCCAGACCGGCCAGGCGTGGGTGGTCGCGCAGGGCCAGGGCTTCACCGACAGCGTGCTGGTCATTCTGAGCACCGTGTATTACACCGCGCTGCGCATCGTGGTGCGCGACTCGACGAAGATAACGAATGTGCTTATGTCAATAGACCAGGACACCGTGATCAAGGTGCAGGGCCTGCGCTCCGACGGCGGGGGCTGGGAAAACACGGCCGCCGCGTGGACCGTGTCGGGCAGCCTGGGAGGCGCCGTCGCGCTCCCCGGCACCGCGGTCTCGTGGCAGATCGTGCCGTCCGACTCCGGATCGGGGTGGGTAAAGGCGAGCCTTGCCTCCGCCACGCCCGATTCCATATTGCTGCAGATCACGCCCGGCGCGCCGCGCACCGTGGTGCTCTATCCGCTCGACGGCCCGCCCGGCGGCGCCAACACGCCGTATCCCGGCCCTTCCTTCGTGCTCGCGGACTCCGCGGGCCGCGGCATGCAGCTGGTGGCCAAGGTGTTTGACAAAGCGGGAATATGGCTTTCGGGCTACGAGCGCAGCACCGCGCCGGTCGCCTGGACCGTGATAGAGCTTCCCGGCAACCTCTCGCTGCCCACGGGCGGCCTGAGCCTCAGCGCCGGGTACAAGACCGTGTACACGCCCACCAAGGCGGGGAATTCGGTGTACGTGGTCGCGTCGTTCAGCGAAGCGGGCGTTTCGTGCGCCGACACCGTCGCCTTGCGCGTAACGCCCGGACCGGTGCAGCACATGGTGATCGAGGCCAGCCCTGATTCAACGGTGAGCCCCAACGCCGACAAGCGCCTCGGCTCGGTCACGTTCACCAGCAGCATGCTCAAGGACAGCGTGTACGCCGTGCTGCGCGACCAGTTCGGCAACTTCGTGAGCCACGCCACGGCGGCGTTGTGGCTGAGCCGCGACACGCTCGTCGCCACCGCGACCGGAGCCCGCGCCGCGCTCGGCGAAGGCGAGATAACGCGCCACTCGATCAGCAACACCTCGACCTGGGTCGTCGCCGCGCAGGGGTCCTGGATCGACTCGGTGCAGGTGATCCTCTCCAACGTGACGTATTCGCAGATCCAGATCGTGGTGCGCGGCAGCGTGCGGATCGACACGCTGCAGATGCGCACCGACCAGGACACGACGCTGTCGGCCATCGGCCTGCGGTCGGACGGCAGCGGCATCTGGGACGACATCCAGGCGACGTGGGGGAACACGTCGGGGCTGTCGTTCAACAACGTGGCGCCGCCGAGCGCCACGTCGTGGACGTTCTCGCCCGTAAACCCGGCAACGGGGAAGATCTTCATCGTGTGGGGGAGCGGAAGCCAGCAGGTGAGCGACACCGTCACCGCGATATTCTCCTACGGCAATCCCGTCTCGATGGCGCTGTACCCGGCGCCGGGCGCGCCGGACGCCAGCACGAACATGGCGTATCCCGCCACCGTCACGGTGGCCGCGGGCACGCCGCTGCCGCTTGTGGCCAAGCTCTTCACGCAGGGCGGGCAGTGGCTCTCCGGCTACGAGCGTTCCGACGCGCCGTTTGCCTGGACCATCACCGAGCTTTCGGGCGCCACCGCGTCGGGCACGCTTGACAAATACACCGGGTTCTCGGCGACGTTCACCGGGTTCAAGGCCTACCAGACGGTGCGGGTGACGGCCACATTTACAGAAGGGAACATCACCCTCACGAAGGCGATCGCCGTCACCATCACGCCCGGCCCCTCCGCCATGCTCGTGATCGAGCCCGACACCACGGGCAGGACCTCGTCGCCCAACGCGCCGGATCGCGCTGGCCAGGTCTCCATCATGGGCACCGACACCACGCTGGACGTGTTCGCGGTGCTGCGCGACCGGTACGGCAACTTCGTCGGCTTCTCCAATCCCACGACATGGCTGAGCCGCGACACCACGCAGGTGGCGGCAAAAAACGGCGATCCCGCCTTGGGCACGGGCATCATGGTGCGCAGGACCAATACGGGCCAGGCAATCGTGGTCGCCAAAGACGGCAAGACCCCGGCCTTCACCGACAGCGTGCTCGTGATTCTCTCCAACGTCAGCTACACGGCGCTGCGCATCGTGGTGGGCGACTCGACCAAGATTACGTCGCTCGCGCTGGCGATCGAACGCGACACTACCCTGCGCGTGCAGGGGCTGCGCTCCGACGGCCAGGGCTGGGAATACGTGCCGGCCGGCTGGGCCATCACAAGCGGGCTCACCACCGTGCTCGCGCCGCCCGGCGCCGCCAACAGCTGGGACGTGTCGCCCACCGACACGGGCAGCGGCATCATCAGGGTGAGGCTCGGCTCGGCAAAGCCGGATTCGATACGGGTGCAGTTCACCACGGGCACGGCGCGGTCCATCGTGCTGTATCCCGCCGCCGGCGATCCCGCAAACCAGCAGCCGTATCCGGGCGTGAACCAGGCCGTGATCGATTCGGCGGGCATCGCCCTGCCGGTGTACGTCAAGGTGTTTGACAAAGCGGGAAACTGGCTCGCGTCGTACGAATCGGCGTCATCGCCGGTCACCTGGTCCGTCGTCGAGCAGCCGGCCAACACCGACGTTCCCACGGGCAGCTTTACTCCCGCGAACGGCTACGTCACCGTGTACGTGCCCACGCGGGCGAACAACACGGTCCTGCTCATCGCCCTGTTCCAGCAGAACGGCCAGTCGTATGCCGACACCATGAAGGTGGCCGTGGTGGCCGGAAGGCCCAACCATCTCGTGCTGGAGAACGATCCGCGCATGGAGGCGAGCCCGCACAAGGACAATCCGGACACGCTCGTGCAGATCCCGAGCTCGGTGAAATACGGGTTCGTGTACGCCGTGATCCGCGACCTGTACGGGAACTACATCCAGGCGTCGCAGCATACCGCGTGGACCAGCCTCGACACCGCGGTGGTGACCGTGGCCGACGGCCAGAAGAGCCAGGGCGAGGGCGTGATCGCGCGCGCCGTGTCCGCGCCGCGGGACCGCGCCCAGGTGATCGCCGCGAGCCTCGACTATCCGGGACTGCGCGACACCACCACGGCCCTCGTGCTGCAGTACTACTACGTGGCATTGCGGATCGTGACCGGCGGCGGGCCGGCGCCCATCACGGGCCTTGTCATGAACACGAACCAGGACACCACGCTGATGGTGCAGGGACAGCGGTCAACGGATTCGGTGTGGGAATACGTGTCGGCGAAATGGGAAAGCTCGCCCGGCCTGAGCATCGTGCCGGCCGCGCCGGCCACCGCCCAGAGCTGGACATTCTCTCCTGACAAGCCCGACACCGCGGGCGGCACCATACGGGTGACGCTCGGCGGCGACACCGTCACCACGAAGCCCGGTTTCATCACGGTGAAGTTCCTGGTCGGGCCGCCCGTGTCCATGGAGCTTTCGATCCTCACGCCGCCGGCGCAGCGCATCGTGGGCGACACCATGGTCGCCGTGGTGCGTGTCATGAACAAGGACGGCCTCGTGCCCGGGACGTGGTGCGGCACCGTGACCTATCAGAACGCGCTGGGCAGGGGCGGCGCCTCGCGCCCGGCGCCCGTCGTCATCGGCGACACCACGGTGACCATGGGATCGGACCTCGGGGAATGCTTCCGGGACGGACTTGACACAATAAGATTCGTGCTGTACTACGCCCCGCCGGCGGACCAGGACAGCCTGGAAAAGATCACGGCCGCCATGGCCGGCCTGAGCGCCTCGTCGGACGCCTTCACCCTGCACCCCGGAGCGCTGTCCAGCATCGCGCTCGAGGACTTCAACGGCAGGGACCTCGACTCGGTCCATCTGGATTATCCCAACGGCTCAAAGCTCATCATCGCGATGGGGTACGACCGTTTCGGCAACCAGGTGGGCGAGGAGGCCAGCGACTGGACGGTCAACGGCACGCTGCACGCCGTCGACGGCGGCACCGGCGTGGCGCGCGTGTTCTACACCGCCGGCAGCGTGAAGAACGACGAGAGCGGCTTCATCTTCGCGGCCGACACGGCGCCGACCGGGATGAAGCTGCTTGACAGCGTGCGCGTCACCATCACGGGCCCGGCCACGCGCCTCGTCAGCGCTGTGACGCAGGACGTCAACGGCGACGGCTACCTCGACCACATCGTTTTGTATTTTGACAAGAACGTCACCTGGCCCGACTCCGGCGTGTCCTTCACGTTCTCCGGGACCTATCAGGACCCGGTGACCGGCGAGAAGGTGACGTATTTGCTCACCGTCGACAGCGTGACGTCGAAAAACGGGACCGCGACCGATTCGGTGTTCGTGGTGAGCCTGGTGGAGCCGAAGAGCGGCGACCCGCTCGCCCGGTACCCGCAGACCGGCTGGACGCCGTCGATCACCGTCACCGGGCTCGCCGGCGTTTCGCCCATTGTCAACGTGCAGGCGGCCGACGGCGCGGGCCCGGTGATCTGGGCGGTGACCAAGACCATCGGCAGCCCCGGCTCGCACACGCAGGACAAGGTGACCGTGACGTTCTCAGAGCCCATCGGCACCGACGGCAACAATTTCAACACCAGCCTCCTGCCCTCGGGCGTGATCCGGGTGTGGGAGGACTCGGTGCTCGCCAGCGGCAAGGACACGCTCATCGAGGTAACCACCATGCTCAACGGGATATCCAGTTTCTTCCGCGTCGATTCGGGCGTCTCGGTGGAGTTCTACATGACAAACGGCAATGACCTCACCGCCAAGTACTGGCTGAGCCTCGCCTCCGATTCCGTGGGCAAGAGCCTGTCGGACCGGGCCGCGAGCGGCCAGGTGAACGCGCCCGCCGCGAACAACCGGCGCGTTGAAGTGGTGGTGCAAAGCCTGCCGGTCAAAGAGATCAAGAGCGTGCCGAGCCCGACGTCGCCCACGTTCGTCCGCGAGCGGCCCGGCGTGCTCAACCTCATGTACCAGCCGCGCGCCCGGGACTGGGTGCGCCAGGACGGCGCCGGCGCGGTGCTCACGTTCACCATTGTTCCGGCGGCGAACCAGACCATCACCGCGAAGCTCGCCATCTTCGACGTGATCGGGAACCTGGTGACGTCGGCGGACAGCTCGAATTCGACCGCCGGGATCGTACCGCCCGGGTGGGTGGTGTCGTCGTCGAGCACTTACGACTTCGACATTTACTGGAACTGCTCCAACAGCCGCGGCATGAGATGCGCGCCCGGCGTGTACCGCACCATCCTGATGCTCAAGTACACGGATACCGTGAAAAAGACATCTACGTATTCCACGCTCCAGGGCACGGTGGGGATAGCGGGGGGGAGGTAAGGTTTATTAGTTTAATTTGTCAATATTAAGGTTTTTGGTGGGGGAAGTCTCCCCCTGGGGTGCGGCTTCCGCCGCCAACGCATATCATTAAATTTTATTGCAGGGACACGGCATACCGTGTCCCTTTTTATTTCCAAATAAACAATGTTGAAACAGGGCGTTGGCGGCGGCGATCCGCACCCACACCCCCTCCTTGGCGCCGGAGTCCTGTGGTTTGCGGAAACCCGGGTGGCTCGCAGTCCGCCGGCGGCAGGTCAAGCTTTACACGGCGGAAGAAGAGAATAGTATATCGGCAAAGGATAGATGCGCGTATTGTTAATCAATAATCATTCTTTTAACCCCTCCGCCTCCGGCGGTCTTCACCTTGATAAGCGGGAAGTGTTTGCTAAAGATCTTTGTATTTAAATTGATTAGAGAGGTGCGGCTTAAACTTAGTGCCGCGCGTTAGGGGCGACTGCAGGCCGCTGCTGGAGCGCGGTGCTGCCCGGACCCCGCCGCGTTTCGCGGCCTCGGGCCGTGGCAGCCCGAGCCGGAGGCGAGACCGGAAGGAGAACCGACCCGGCCGTAGGCCGGGGAACGTCCAATTTTATTTTTCATCTTCTTTCTTTTTACACTCTATTATCACCTCATGAATCTTCGACCTCCTCACCTTCGCGATCACGAATTCGTAATTCGCCGTTGAAATGCGGACGTTTCTTGCGACCGCCTTTTTCGACTGGCCGCGGATCCACGCGTCGACCGTGGCGGGCTCGTCCGGAAAATCGGCGCACACCTTGAGTCTGAGCTCGCTCATGGGGGTGGCGCCGCCAGCGAGATAGCGGCCCTCGGGAAGGGCGCGCACGAACCGGGGGAGAATGTCGAACTCGTCCTGGATCTCTCCGAACACCTCCTCGATGATGTCCTCGAGCGTGACCAGCCCGCTCACCTTTCCGGCAGCGTCGCGCGCGACCGCGATGTGGTGGTGGCCGAGTATCAGTTTGTTAAGCACGGCGGAGGCGTTCTCGGCCTCGTCCACCGAGAGCATGGGCCGCATGATGCCGCGCAGCGACGGGTCCTTGGGGTTGATGTGC
This genomic window from Chitinivibrionales bacterium contains:
- a CDS encoding fibro-slime domain-containing protein gives rise to the protein MRRSFGISAIAVGAVLAWFTIANAQTYPATMTIPVTFFDFHSDGSCPDFNPGCDPGGSRNQLPFLKLVADTLDSDGLPVRGDSLLFSYYVNKWFRPWPQSNYGQGSDFMRPTYGVGGTPAAYGKTATVATYDKDTSYKNIEIDTSLIFTYVANSDGQYQITSANYFPLNGKGFGIDPNTKNWDYFHFNNGLVWNADYINPTTFPNNYSFSMHLNRKFILRAGLTFNFKGDDDVWVFINGHLVLDLGGMHNNTTGGFNLDNWFAPLHLQLGQPATIDVFYCERQATGSNIQITTNLLNVPYIDLTVTPKQDTISAGDSIVMHGHVVDELGLINTHSDTAMKWRIEDAITHQTTGFREYLNKSYPPYTDSLNVFHAVDAYHWYNIIVWVDQVLGLGVLADTIHVFIRPSTANHLVIEASPNQSASPNADAPLGTITIPGNVLHDSVYAVLRDRFGNFVGPAASLSPWTYDPAYVTATTVNAPLGEGDIMRNTSNNGTTTVTAHQGSMSGSVQVILSNVSYSKVIITGSKTATTDIGSISLRTDQSTTLWAKALRADGSGIWDTVQAQWGASPYLKFSVPPPYGFSWGFQPDTAASGKIFISMGSLRDTISAVFSVGLPASMALYPNSGAPGQGGNNVYGPSANATAGQPFPLYAKIFSSNSEWLSANEGAGVSGFTWTLTDAQGNPTTAGAITSNGSIASFTGTVSGKAVKVTATYGAMSKSILIAILPGAAAKLVIEPDATGGSAYPNDPTGAHRAGTVTILGTSTSISVYAVLRDQYGNFAGFSDPTTWTSRDPTTVRDSAGNAAIGEGVCIRNAASGQTYIVAQDGTNPSLHDSVLVVLSSISYTALRIVVRDSTKISVLSMTIDQDTTLKVQGLRSDGAGWDYVPAQWLISGTFVNPPGAPGAASSWHVYPQDTGNGWIKVSMGGALPDSVRTQFGPGAPKYIVLYPAAGAPGPGNTAYFDPTYAYSDIAGQAFPVVAKVFDKAGIWLSSYETGTSPVAWSVYEFPSNHATPTGSLSLGAGYSTSFTGQKAQNAVYVIAAFTASGGTFRDSIQVRVAAGAATHLTIEAAWDSTTSPNADNRLGSVPFTTTMLRDTVYAVLRDAFGNFAGRATAASWTSRNTAVATASMINAAMGQGQIVRQAQNAANTYVVAAQGGMSDSVQVILPNVGYSQIQIAVRDSFTIDTLHMRTDQDTTLFARGLRGDGSGIWDAVLVQWSASAGLAFNNTPPSNTKWSFMPTTATSGKIYITLGALGDSIVVLFDKGLPKAMALYPAAGQPNTVGNAAYAPAVNAVAGTPLPLFAKLFSQSGEWLNSYERSDAPITWTVRELSGGTNSGSLDKSTGSSANFTGVKAYQTVLVTATFMQNGMVIMDSVAITIQPGAAARLVIEPDATAPTAYPYDPTGVHRAGQVTIAGTAQNLSVFAVLRDNLGNFVAFSNPTAWTSRDAATVGVSAGNAAQGEGVLHRNVQTGQAWVVAQGQGFTDSVLVILSTVYYTALRIVVRDSTKITNVLMSIDQDTVIKVQGLRSDGGGWENTAAAWTVSGSLGGAVALPGTAVSWQIVPSDSGSGWVKASLASATPDSILLQITPGAPRTVVLYPLDGPPGGANTPYPGPSFVLADSAGRGMQLVAKVFDKAGIWLSGYERSTAPVAWTVIELPGNLSLPTGGLSLSAGYKTVYTPTKAGNSVYVVASFSEAGVSCADTVALRVTPGPVQHMVIEASPDSTVSPNADKRLGSVTFTSSMLKDSVYAVLRDQFGNFVSHATAALWLSRDTLVATATGARAALGEGEITRHSISNTSTWVVAAQGSWIDSVQVILSNVTYSQIQIVVRGSVRIDTLQMRTDQDTTLSAIGLRSDGSGIWDDIQATWGNTSGLSFNNVAPPSATSWTFSPVNPATGKIFIVWGSGSQQVSDTVTAIFSYGNPVSMALYPAPGAPDASTNMAYPATVTVAAGTPLPLVAKLFTQGGQWLSGYERSDAPFAWTITELSGATASGTLDKYTGFSATFTGFKAYQTVRVTATFTEGNITLTKAIAVTITPGPSAMLVIEPDTTGRTSSPNAPDRAGQVSIMGTDTTLDVFAVLRDRYGNFVGFSNPTTWLSRDTTQVAAKNGDPALGTGIMVRRTNTGQAIVVAKDGKTPAFTDSVLVILSNVSYTALRIVVGDSTKITSLALAIERDTTLRVQGLRSDGQGWEYVPAGWAITSGLTTVLAPPGAANSWDVSPTDTGSGIIRVRLGSAKPDSIRVQFTTGTARSIVLYPAAGDPANQQPYPGVNQAVIDSAGIALPVYVKVFDKAGNWLASYESASSPVTWSVVEQPANTDVPTGSFTPANGYVTVYVPTRANNTVLLIALFQQNGQSYADTMKVAVVAGRPNHLVLENDPRMEASPHKDNPDTLVQIPSSVKYGFVYAVIRDLYGNYIQASQHTAWTSLDTAVVTVADGQKSQGEGVIARAVSAPRDRAQVIAASLDYPGLRDTTTALVLQYYYVALRIVTGGGPAPITGLVMNTNQDTTLMVQGQRSTDSVWEYVSAKWESSPGLSIVPAAPATAQSWTFSPDKPDTAGGTIRVTLGGDTVTTKPGFITVKFLVGPPVSMELSILTPPAQRIVGDTMVAVVRVMNKDGLVPGTWCGTVTYQNALGRGGASRPAPVVIGDTTVTMGSDLGECFRDGLDTIRFVLYYAPPADQDSLEKITAAMAGLSASSDAFTLHPGALSSIALEDFNGRDLDSVHLDYPNGSKLIIAMGYDRFGNQVGEEASDWTVNGTLHAVDGGTGVARVFYTAGSVKNDESGFIFAADTAPTGMKLLDSVRVTITGPATRLVSAVTQDVNGDGYLDHIVLYFDKNVTWPDSGVSFTFSGTYQDPVTGEKVTYLLTVDSVTSKNGTATDSVFVVSLVEPKSGDPLARYPQTGWTPSITVTGLAGVSPIVNVQAADGAGPVIWAVTKTIGSPGSHTQDKVTVTFSEPIGTDGNNFNTSLLPSGVIRVWEDSVLASGKDTLIEVTTMLNGISSFFRVDSGVSVEFYMTNGNDLTAKYWLSLASDSVGKSLSDRAASGQVNAPAANNRRVEVVVQSLPVKEIKSVPSPTSPTFVRERPGVLNLMYQPRARDWVRQDGAGAVLTFTIVPAANQTITAKLAIFDVIGNLVTSADSSNSTAGIVPPGWVVSSSSTYDFDIYWNCSNSRGMRCAPGVYRTILMLKYTDTVKKTSTYSTLQGTVGIAGGR